A window from Solanum stenotomum isolate F172 chromosome 5, ASM1918654v1, whole genome shotgun sequence encodes these proteins:
- the LOC125865782 gene encoding uncharacterized protein LOC125865782: MKEISVSSKYIFFVVLITIPILLFLSNWNSSSSSVTTTTSYSDSNLKIRSGYTTYDTYIQKQLNKTLNPKLRKIWMTRDWDRKIQVFSKLFTDLKNENLLSDTSKVLCIGARMGQEVEALKRIGVSDSIGMDLVPYPPLVMKGDFHNQPFDDRTFDLEFSNVFDHALFPVKFVSEIERTLKSGGVCVLHVSLSRRGDKYSANDLYSVEPLKKLFKRSELVRTRTVDGFGLDTEVVFRKKR; the protein is encoded by the coding sequence ATGAAAGAAATTAGCGtatcatcaaaatatatatttttcgtCGTTCTCATAACAATACCAATCCTCCTTTTTCTCTCTAATTGGAATTCATCGTCCTCCTCCGTCACCACCACCACGTCATATTCCGATTCAAATCTCAAAATCCGATCCGGATACACCACCTACGATACCTACATACAAAAACAGCTAAACAAAACTCTCAACCCCAAACTCCgaaaaatttggatgactcgaGATTGGGATCgaaaaattcaagttttctCAAAACTCTTCACCGatcttaaaaatgaaaatttactCTCAGATACATCGAAGGTACTCTGTATTGGCGCTCGAATGGGTCAGGAAGTGGAAGCATTGAAACGAATCGGAGTTTCGGATTCAATCGGAATGGATCTGGTACCGTACCCGCCATTGGTGATGAAGGGCGATTTTCATAATCAGCCGTTCGATGATCGGACATTTGATCTGGAATTCTCTAATGTGTTTGATCACGCACTTTTTCCGGTGAAATTTGTATCGGAGATTGAACGGACGTTGAAGTCCGGCGGGGTTTGTGTGTTACACGTGTCGTTATCTAGACGAGGGGATAAGTATTCGGCGAATGATTTGTATAGTGTTGAACCGttgaagaaactttttaagCGGTCTGAGTTGGTTCGTACTCGAACCGTTGATGGGTTCGGGTTGGATACTGAAGTTGTTTTCCGAAAAAAAAGATGA
- the LOC125866291 gene encoding cytochrome P450 94C1-like, with the protein MDHLDVFWWLKSFHVYSILIFITISLFSLIFYIVRVKLWCNCEICHAYITTSWSSQFINLCDWYTHLLKKSPTRTIHIHVLGSIITSNPQNIEYMLKTRFDNYPKGKTFSTILGDFLGRGIFNVDGDLWRFQKRISSLELGKVSIRSYAFEVVKNEIDKRLIPLLDEYKQSGVLLDIQDVFRRFSFDCICRFSFGLDPKCLESSLPISQFALSFDLASKLSAKRAMTTSPIVWKIKRFFNIGSEKELREAIKVINILAQEVIRQKRKLGFSNHRDLLSRFMGSISDETYLRDIVISFLLAGRDTIASALTSFFYVIGNHPEVTKAIREEANRVLGTNEDLTSCEQMSELHYLQACVYESMRLYPPIQFDSKFCLEDDYLPDGTFVKKGTRVTYHPYAMGRMEELWGCDALEFKPQRWLKDGVFVQENPFKYPVFQAGLRVCLGKEMALVELKSVALSLLRRFHVELAQPYHHTPQFSPGLTASFNGGLLVSVREISP; encoded by the coding sequence ATGGATCATCTTGATGTTTTTTGGTGGTTGAAGTCTTTTCATGTCTATTCTATTCTTATCTTCATcacaatttctctattttctcttaTCTTTTATATAGTGAGGGTAAAACTTTGGTGCAATTGTGAAATTTGCCATGCTTACATCACAACAAGTTGGTCTTCACAGTTCATCAATTTGTGTGATTGGTACACACATCTTCTAAAAAAATCACCAACAAGAACAATACACATACATGTTCTTGGCAGTATCATTACTTCAAATCCTCAAAATATTGAGTATATGCTCAAAACAAGATTTGACAATTATCCAAAAGGGAAAACGTTCTCTACTATCTTGGGTGATTTTCTTGGTAGGGGAATATTTAATGTTGATGGGGATTTATGGagatttcaaaaaagaatatcaaGTCTTGAACTTGGAAAAGTCTCTATAAGATCATATGCATTTGAAGTGGTGAAAAATGAGATTGACAAAAGGCTTATTCCACTTTTAGATGAATATAAACAAAGTGGGGTACTTCTTGATATTCAAGATGTTTTTAGAAGATTTTCATTTGATTGTATTTGTAGATTCTCTTTTGGATTAGACCCTAAATGTTTAGAATCTTCACTACCTATCTCACAATTTGCTCTTTCCTTTGACCTAGCATCAAAATTATCAGCTAAAAGAGCTATGACAACATCACCTATTGTTTGGAAAATCAAGAGATTTTTCAACATAGGGAGTGAAAAAGAGTTGAGGGAAGCAATAAAAGTGATCAATATTCTAGCACAAGAAGTTATAAGGCAAAAGAGAAAATTAGGTTTTTCAAATCATAGGGATCTTCTTTCAAGATTCATGGGATCGATAAGTGATGAAACTTATTTGAGAGATATTGTCATAAGCTTTCTACTAGCCGGTAGAGACACTATAGCATCCGCGTTAACAAGTTTCTTTTATGTGATTGGAAACCATCCAGAAGTCACTAAAGCCATTAGAGAAGAAGCTAATCGAGTTCTAGGTACGAATGAAGATCTCACAAGTTGTGAACAAATGAGTGAGCTTCATTATCTACAAGCATGTGTTTATGAAAGTATGAGACTTTACCCTCCTATacaatttgattcaaaattttgtttagAAGATGATTATTTACCTGATGGGACTTTTGTGAAAAAGGGAACAAGGGTTACATATCATCCTTATGCTATGGGAAGAATGGAAGAATTATGGGGTTGTGATGCTTTGGAGTTCAAGCCTCAAAGATGGTTGAAAGATGGGGTTTTTGTCCAAGAAAATCCATTCAAGTATCCAGTATTTCAAGCTggacttagggtgtgtttgggtAAAGAAATGGCACTTGTTGAGCTTAAAAGTGTGGCTCTCTCTTTACTAAGGAGATTTCACGTCGAATTAGCTCAACCATATCACCACACCCCTCAATTCTCTCCTGGCCTTACTGCCTCTTTCAACGGTGGCTTATTGGTTTCAGTGCGAGAAATAAGTCCATAA